ATTGATCCCGGTCGTTTTGTGCGGCCGGGATTTTTTATTTGGGAGAGTCATCTCTTCCTATATTAGCATTATGAACGCCAATATCGCCAAGGAGCCTATTTTCCGGCCTTTTGTTCTATCGGGTGGCGGCGCCCGTGGTTATGCGCATCTTGGGGTGCTGAAAGCATTTGAAGAATGCCGAATTTTCCCGGAGGTTATTTCTGCAACGAGTTCAGGATCTATTGTTGCAGTTTTTATCTGTGACGGTTATACTCCTGATGAAGTGCTTGAACTGGTAAGACATACGCGTATAGGCGTATCGATGCAATGGAAAAATATGAGCTCGGGGTTTTTATCGCTGAAAACTGTAGAAATGGCGATGAAGCAGCATTTGAGACATACTACGTTTGAAGAATTGAAGATTCCGCTTCATGTTACTGCCACCAATTTTATTACGGGGCAACAAACCATCTTTAACAAGGGGCCTCTTATTCCTGCTATTCTTGCGGCGTCGAGCATTCCACTTTTATTCCAGGCAGTGGAGATTGACGGCATTCCTTATGTTGACGGCGGGCTGTCGGGTAATTTGCCTGCCACACCGTTGGTGCCGGCGTATGAAAACATCATAGGCGTTCATGTAAATCCACTTAAACCTTATAAGCCTGACAACAGTCTGCGTGCCAATATAGAGCGCACGCTGCTGATGGCGATACGGGAGCAGATCAGCTTTACGCGGCAGTTATGCAGCCGGTTTATTGAACCTGAAGATCTGAGCCAGTATGGCATTTTTGATTTCAAACATTTTGAGGCCATTTACCAGATAGGATTAGACTATACAAGGAAGCTATTAAGGGAGCATCCTGAACAAGCGATATAAGATCTCTGCTTTCCACAGCCGATACCGGCATTGCATTTCCCCTGCATTGGGACCGGTTTGTTACTGCGGAAAACAGAGATGTGCCGGTATGATGGCTTTTTTGCACTTTACCGGTTTGCCTTTGTGAGCGGCAGATACAGTTTCCGCCTTGTTACGGCGCCTGGAATTTTCCTTTGTTACTTAGTTTGATGTAAGTATAGTCGTACGTGGGTTTAGAATTTACGCAGGACGCAAAAAGGATGACGGCAGCCGCGAGGGCTGCATGTTTTTTAACGGCGGACATTGGATTTTAATTTTCGTAAAAATATTCTGCGGCGGTTGCTTTGTAAATAGCTATTAAAGGGTATTTATAACGTAGATGGCAGAACTACGAAGTTTGAACGTTATCTTGCAAAAAATTAATTTTTCTATGCTGGCACATCATGTATTATTCTGGCTGAAAGCGGATATAACAGAAGCGCAAAAAGCGGCGTTCCGTGAAAGTCTTGAAGGACTTAAAAAAGTTGAGACGGTAAAGACATTTCATGTAGGTGAACCGTCCAGTATCAGTCGCGCGGTGGTAGATACTACTTATACATTTTCGCTGGTGATTTTCTTTGAAGATATGGCTGGTCATGATGTGTACCAGGTGCATCCCTTACACAAGGCTTTCCTGGAGGAGTTCCGCGTATTCTTTGAGAAAGTGGTGATCTACGATTCTATTTAGTGCTCACAGGTTGTGTGTGTGTTTTAACGGGTTGTTCATTTCTTCCGTTTTGATTGTACCTGTATGTTGGTATTTATGGCGGTTAGCTGGTGAATGAAGGATTCTTTGTCGTTGGGAGAGATCATCACTGTATCGTATTTGTTATAGAGGATTTCGAGGCGATCGAAGGACGCGGCGGGTGAGCTAAGCGGGTTGTTTGTTTCTTTTATCTTCCTGATGGAATCGATTTTAACGATCTGCTTCCAGAATGCCCATGTGATGGTTAGATTACCGTCGTCAATGACATAGCGGATGGTAAAAGTGCAATAGGCGGAAAATGCCGCGCCCAGCAGCATCAGGGGCACCATGACCCAAACACGTTGTATTATCATGAGTGCAATTACCCCGCACCAGGCTGTAAATACCGGAATCCAAAGGCCCAGACTAATCTTAGATGTGTAACGGGTTGTCATAATAATCAATGTTTAATGGTCGTGTTATTAAAGATATATATATTTCCAATTAAAGAAAAGGCTCATGCGTAATTCTTGTTTATGGATTATTTTATTCTTTTCGTTCACAACGGTTTGTGCACAGGAAAGAAAATATACAATGGCTGAAGCCACTAATGGCTTACGTCAGAACCTCGCTCCTTCGCGGCTTATGCAGCTGGAATGGATACCTGGCGAACAGGCGTATTCGCAGCTGACTGTTACTGCCGAGAAAAAATTCGTGTGGGAGAAAACCTTGTTGCCTTCCGGCAAAAAGCAGCTTTTGTTCCGTGTCAGTAATATGAGCTGGCAGCTGTTTCATGATTCTACACTCCGGTGGATGCCTGTTTTTCACTGGTTGTCACCGACAGAAGCCTGGTTTAGCAGGGACAGCAATTATTACCGTTGTTCGTTCGCTGCCGATGGCAGCGTAAACTACAGCCTGTGGTTTCATTTACCTGCGGCTGCGGAAAATGTATTTATACATGAGAAGAGCCGTCATGCTGCTTATACTATCGACAATAACCTGTATTTGCGGAACAGCAATGGCAATACTGTTAAGATTACGAATGATACGGCAGCGGGTATTGTAAATGGTCAGAGTGTACACCGTGAAGAGTTTGGGATAGATCATGGGATCTTCTTCTCTCCCGATGGGACCAAGGTTGCTTTTTACAGGATGGATCAGCAGATGGTGAGCGATTATCCTATTCCTGACTGGAGCGTTACTCCGGCCCAGGTAAAGCAGATCAAATATCCCATGGCGGGCAGGACTTCGCACCAGGTGACGCTGGGTGTTTATGATATTGCTGCCGGCAGCACCCGCTTTATGCAAACGGGAACACCTGCCGACCAGTATCTTACTGCTGTAAGCTGGGCTCCGGATGGGCAGCAGGTATATATTGCCTTGTTAAACCGTGCACAGAATCATGTTTGGTTCAATCAATACCAGGCGTCTACCGGCAGCCTGGTTAAGACTTTATTTGAAGAAACGCATCCACGTTATATTCAGCCAAGGCATAGTATCAGTTTTCTTCCATGGAATAAAGACCAGTTCATCTGGTGGAGTGAACGTGACGGCTACCAGCACCTTTATCTCTACAATACCGGCGGGCAGCTGGTACAGCAGCTTACCAAAGGCAACTGGATGGTAAATGAACTTACCGGGTTTCGTGAGAAGACACGTGAGATCATTTATACTTCAACCGAAGCCAGTGCGCTGGAGAAGCAGGTTTATATCGCCAGTATCGATGGTAAAAAGAAAGAACGTTTGACCACTGTTGCCGGGTGGCATGATGCGACCATCAGCACAAACGGTTTATTCCTGTTAGACAAGTATAGTTCAGAGACTGTTCCCTATGTTGTCCGGGTTTCGGAGATCAAGGGAAAATATGATCAGCAGCTACACTCTTCGCCTGATCCGCTGAAAGATTTTGACAGGCCTGTGATACGTCCTGTGCAGTTAAAGGCTGCGGATGACAGTACCATCCTTTATGGCAAGCTGATATTACCAACCCATTTCGACAGTACGCGTAAATATCCTGTTATTGTTTACCTGTATAATGGTCCTAATGTACAGCTGATCCGCAATTCATTTCCTGCCAGCGGCAACCTCTGGTATGAGTATATGGCACAGCAGGGATTCATTGTATTTACGATGGATGGCCGTGGCAGCTCGAACCGCGGGCTCGCGTTTGAGCAGGCTACTTTCCGTCAGCTGGGGACTGTTGAAATGGAAGACCAGCTGAAGGGGGTTGACTATCTGAAGGCACTTCCTTATGTAGATGCACAGCGTATGGGGGTTCATGGATGGAGCTTTGGCGGATTTATGACCACCTCTCTTATGCTGCGTCATCCCGATGTATTTAAAGTTGGTGTAGCGGGTGGTCCTGTTATCGACTGGCGTATGTATGAGGTTATGTATACGGAGCGTTATATGGATACTCCTGAAGAAAATCCCGAAGGGTATGCAGCTTCGAACCTGCTTACAAAAACGAAGAATTTAAAGGGTAAATTACTGATGATACATGGCACCAATGATGATGTTGTTGTATGGCAGCATAGCATTGATTTTCTGAAAGCCTGTGTTGATAATGGAACTCAGATCGATTATTTTGTTTATCCTGGTCATTTGCATAATGTGCTGGGTAAGGACAGGGTGCATTTGATGCAGAAGATCACTGATTATTTTAAGGAGAAGCTTTAGGATGTGTATGCGGGTGACTGCATAAGATAGCCAGGCATATTATACATAAGGGGTCGTATCATAATTTGATACGGCCCCTTATTTTATGCTTTTCTGTAAGGTGAAGCGACCTCCTCACTATCTGTCTGAACCACCCCTTTTTTTGTCTTAAATCCCCCTTTTGGGGGCTTTATATTAGATGTACATTTGGTTATCCGAATAAACATTAAATACCCGGGCGGCTTTTAGCAGCCCTTATTACAACATTTTAAACTGTAATAGTTATGAGAATTGCTGTCATTATCATCAGGATACTTATGGGACTGATGTTCCTTTTTTCTTCTGTAGTTGTATTATTCAAACTTGTTCCTATGCCCGCATTAAGCGGTGATGTAAAAACTTTTATGGACGGGCTTATGGTATCGCGCTACCTGTTTCCGCTTATAAAGATCACTGAGCTGGTATGCGCCATTGCTTTCCTGGTTGGCAGGTTTGTTCCGCTGGCTAACGTGGTTTTATTTCCGGTAACGCTAAACATTGTTCTGTATCACGCATTTGTATTGCCTGACGGATTATTGGTGGCAATACTTTTATTGGTGGGTCATCTTGTGCTGGCTTATGCTTACCGCGACCGATATAGCGCTATGCTTTCTGCAAATAGTAAAGTATTGTAGTTGTTGCAAAGCGCCATGCGTATTTCGTGATGGCATATTTATGGCGCTGATTTATACATGATAGGGTTATTATATCAATCAAAAGAATTATCATATGGATCAGATACTTGTTGCAAAAGCCAAAATCCAGGTACAAAAACCGGCAGCCGAAGTTTTTGATGCTATTACAGATCCGGATAAGATGAGCCAGTATTTTATCAGCAAAGGGTCTGGCCGTTTAGATGCAGGTAAAACTGTGGAGTGGACTTTCCCTGAATTTCCGGATTCATTTCCTGTACGCGTGGGTAATATAGAGCAGGATAAATATATCTCGTTTCACTGGGATAACGGGACCAGGGAGATGCTCGTTGAAATGACATTGACCGAAGCCAGCAATAACTCTACGATAATAGCTATCACGGAAAAGGATGCTCCTATCGATGACGTGGGTTTAAAGTGGGTAATCAGTAATACTGAAGGGTGGACTAATTTCCTGGCCTGCCTTAAAGCATGGATGGAGTATGGGATTCATTTAAGGAAAGGAGCATTTGATTTTCTTTCAGCAAAGGGGTAGTCTATATTATGTAATATGCCAGGACTATGATAACCAGTATAGTACATAATATGAGTATTGCCGACGAATCGCGGGCGTAATGCTTTCGTCTCCAAATAGCCAATGTAAGCAGCGCAGGGGCTGTGAAGAAAAGAACAAACGCTTCTATTTTATCGTGGTTCGCAACGGGGTATACATATGTACTGTGGCGTTTATTAACTAGCGCAGGTTTCAGCACCAGGTTCCTGGCAACAACAAATGTATCCCCAATGTTGAATTCTTCTTTGAGATACCTGTTGGGGATCCTGAAACTTTCGTCTGAGTCTGTGTACACCATTGTATAGTATTCATCCCAAGTGCCTATTTCTTCGTCTCCTTTGAAAGCTACTTTTTCATTTTCTATATCAGCAACCTGATAACTAACCGGGAAAAGCTGACAGGGGATGAGATAAGCCAATATCGCAAACACAATATAACCTATTCGCAGGGCTACTGTTGTGTTAAAGGAGATAGACATATCAGAAGATGTCTTCGAGTTCTTTAAGATGGTGGATGGTATAGGTTGAGGGAACGTGGGCTTCGATTTTCAGGTGATTTACGAAAACTGTATCGAGGCCTGCGTCGTTGCCGCCGCGGATGTCGGCTTCGAGGTTGTCGCCGAGCATGATGCTTTCTGCTTTTAACGCGCCTGTTACCTGCAGCGCGTAGTCGAATATTTCCTTTTTGGGTTTAAGACTGTTGCTGACTTCGGAGGTGATCACTTTTCCGAAGTAATGCTGAAGATTACTGCTCTTCAGCTTGTTGTGCTGTACGGCATCGAAACCATTGGTTACGAGATGCAACTGATATCCTTTATTGATAAGGTAATCGAGGATCTCTACAGTGTAGGGGAAGAGTCTTTTTTTGAAGGGCAGCCGTTCCAGGAACTGGGCGGACATGGCTTTGGACAAAATATCGTCTCCTATTTTAAAATCGAGGAGTGTAAACCACATTCTTTTCCAGCGCAGGTCTTCCTGTTTCATGAATCCTTTTTCATACCGTTCCCAGAGGCGTTTATTATGGAAGCTATAACGTTCAAAGAAAAGCTCGGTATCGATAATGCCTTTTTCTGATAAGTTATTGATGCCATGCAGTTCCATCAGGGTTTCCTTAGCATTGGTTTCAAAATCCCAAAGCGTATGATCGAGGTCGAAGAACAAGTGTCGATAGCGCATGAAAATGTCTTATTTGGCGAAATCTGATGTCTGGTATAGTATTGCAAAGGTAAGACTATTAAAATTGAGCTTGTAAATACCTATGTTATGAATATTGTTATTACCGGAGGATCGAAGGGGCTGGGCAAAGCGATTGCTGAGAAGTTTGGAGAAGATAAACAAGGGCATGGCATTTTTCTTTGTGCACGGAATGAGGAGACGCTAAAGGCATTTGCGATGGACCTGCAGGCGCGTTTTCCGCGTACCAATGTGCAGCATTTCGCCGCCGACTTAAGTGTACAGGAAGAGGTTACGGCTTTTGCTGAATGGATAAAGCAACAGGAAGTTACGGTGGATATACTGGTAAATAATGCGGGGCAGTTTATCCCGGGCAGTGTACATAATGAGCCGGAAGGCGTATTGGAGCAACTGATGGCGGCCAATTTATTCAGCGCGTATGATCTGACGCGGGCATTGCTGCCTGCTATGATGGAAGCGCGGCGCGGGCATATTTTCAACATGTGTTCTATTGCCTCGCTGCAGGCTTATGCGAATGGAGGGGCTTACAGCATCAGCAAGTTTGCGCTGGCGGGGTTTTCGCAGAACCTGCGGGAGGAGATGAAGCCTTATAATATCAAGGTGACGACGGTGTACCCTGGAGCGGCTTATACTGATTCGTGGGCGGGGTCGGGTGTTGATCCGAAGCGATTGATGGAGGCGGGGGATATTGCTTCGATGATTTATACGGCGGCGTTTTTATCGCCGCAGGCTTGTGTAGAGGAGATTATTTTAAGGCCGCAGTTGGGGGATCTTTAGGAAATAATGACTGCCATTTAGGGAAGTTCGAGTTTGCAATCAACTCATTTTCAATAGCCTAAAAATTGAGCGCTTATTTTGGGATGTTTTTAAACAAGCTAGTATGAGTAATGCAAAATATATTGGTATATTTGTATTGGAGGCTTTGCCGGGAAACTGGCATTGCCTTTTTTCTTTTTATACTATGGTTATACTCCAGATTACGTGTTCGTTGCAGTTTCCAATTTGCCGCAAACATCTATATCGCAATAGTTTAATTAATTTAAGGTATGGGTTCAGTTCTTCTCTCCCTGGTTTCACTAATTTTTCTACTCTAAAATTCCACGAGAGCAAATAAAAAACAGAAGCCTGTAGCTTCGTCTATAAAGTTACGGCAAGCAGCGTAGTCTTATCACAAGAAATTAAGAAGGAAACTCCTGAAAGCCGTACTCCCAATCAGTGCAACAAAAAAGCCCAGAACAACGTTCCGGGCTTGCTGTTTATCATGTTATATGTATGCTAGACTTCACCGGTGAACTGGTGGAGGAAGCGGACATCGTTTTGAGAATAGAGGCGGAGGTCGTTGACGCGGTATTTGAGCTGGCAGATACGCTCCATGCCCATGCCGAATGCAAAGCCGGTGTACTTGTTAGAGTCGATACCGAAGTTATCGAGCATTTTGGGATGCACCATACCACAACCGAGGATCTCAACCCAGCCGGTGTGTTTACATAATGAGCAGCCTTTGCCACCACATACCGTACAACTGATATCCATTTCGGCACTGGGCTCGGTGAATGGGAAATAAGATGGGCGGAAACGGATTTTAACGTCTTTGCCAAACATCTCCTGAACGAAGAAGTAAAGGGTTTGTTTCAGATCGGCAAAGCTTACGTGTTCATCGATATATAGACCTTCTACCTGGTGGAAGAAGCAATGCGCACGGGCGCTGATGGTTTCGTTGCGATATACACGGCCGGGGCATATGATGCGGATCGGCGGCTTTTGTTTCTCCATTACACGGGCCTGCACACTCGATGTGTGTGTACGCAGGACCCAATCGGGGTTCTGAAGAATGTAAAAGGTATCCTGCATGTCCCTGGCGGTGTGGTTTTCAGGCATGTTCAATGCGGTGAAGTTGTGCCAGTCGTCTTCCATTTCGGGGCCTTCAGCTACTGCAAAGCCCAGGCGTTTGAAGATGGATACTATCTGATTGCGGACGATGCTGATGGGGTGACGGCTTCCAACGTCTACAGTGGAACCCGGGAGGGTCCAGTCGTAAGCGAGCGAAGTGTCGGCGGCGGCGTTATCGCTGCCTTTGAGGGCTTCCCATTTGTCTTCGGCGTGTTGTTTCAGGTCGTTCATCACCTGTCCGAAGTTCTTTTTCTGGTCGTTGGGAATATTTTTCATCTCGCCCATAAGGCCTTTGATGATGCCTTTTGTGCCGAGATATTTGATGCGGAAAGATTCGGCGGCGTCGTTACCGTCTGCTTCGAAAGCGGTTATTTCCTGCTTTAATACCTCAATCTGTTGCAACAGTTGTTCCATGCTTAGTCTTGTTTAGTCATTTTAGCAGTATTTTCTGCCATTTGCAATGCTTCGATAAATTCCTCTATTTCGCCGTTGACAACAGCGTCGAGATTGTAGGAAGTTAAGCCAATTCTGTGATCTGTAACGCGTCCCTGCGGCCAGTTATAGGTACGGATCTTCGCGCTTCTGTCGCCTGTGCTCACAAGCGTTTTACGCTGGCGGGAGATCTCTTCTTCCTGTTTGCGCACCTGTTCTTCGTATAAACGTGTACGGAGCATGGTCATCGCTTTTTCGCGGTTACCGAGCTGTGTACGTTCTGTTTGACAGATAACCACGGTACCTGTTGGGATGTGTGTCAACATTACTTTGGTTTCCACCTTGTTAACGTTCTGACCACCGGCGCCACCGCTTCGTGAGGTTTCCATTTTCACGTCGGAAGGGTTGAGTTCGAAATCCACTTCTTCCGCTTCGGGCATTACTGCCACGGTAGCTGCGGAGGTATGAACGCGGCCTTGTGTTTCGGTGTTGGGAACCCTTTGTACACGGTGAACGCCACTTTCGAATTTGAGGGTTCCGTAAACGTCTTCGCCGGTTACTTCTACCATCACCTCTTTGTAACCACCCACGGTGCCTTCGCTTTCGCTGACGATAGCTGCTTTCCAGCCTTTTTTAGCGCAATAGCGGAGGTACATGTTCAGCAGGTCGCCTGCGAACAGGGAAGCCTCGTCGCCACCGGTACCGGCGCGGATTTCCAGTACTGCGTTTTTATCGTCCTGCGGATCTTTGGGGATCAGCAGTTTGGTCAATTCTTTTTCCAGCGCTTCTTTTTTCTCTTCGAGTTCGGGCAGTTCCATTTTGGCCAGCTCACGCATTTCTTCGTCGCTGCCATTGAGGGCGTCCTTGCTGAAGGTATAATCGGCCATCACCTTACGATATTCTTCATAGGGCTTCACAATTTTCTCCAAATCCCTGTATTCCTTGCTCATTTTACCGAACTCCCGTTGATTATTAATGATCTCTGGGTTGGTAAGTGCTATCCCTATCTGTTCAAAACGGGCCTTAATGCCGTCTAGTTGATCTAACATTGTGTATGATTTTCTATCTCCGGCAGATTGGCCCGGAGCGGCGGCAAAATTAAGAGTTTTCAGTGGCATCCGGCATCTCCTGTAACTTTGGCTTTATGGCATACTTAAAAATTCAGGGTAGCGGGCTCTTCGACGGCCGGGAAATGCTGGGGCCTGAGCAGGTACTGATTACGGATGAGCAGGGAAAAGTAGCAGCAATTATTGCCGAAAAAGATGCGGGTGATGATATCCGGAAGGTGAATGGCATTGTTAGCCCGGGGTTCGTGAATTGCCATTGCCACCTGGAATTGAGTCATATGAAGGCGCTGCTTCCGGAATCTACCGGGCTAGTGAATTTTGTGACCGGCGTTATGCAGCAGCGCAGTTTTGCCCCGGAGCAGATAGCGGAGGCCATCGTTGCCGGAGAGGACGAAATGTACCGCGGCGGGGTTGTGGCGGTTGGCGATATCTGTAATACTACTCATACCATACAACAGAAGGAAAAGGGCAGGCTCACATATCATAACTTTATGGAAGTCAGCGGTTTTATTCCTGCTGGCGCTGGTGCGCGGATGGCGCAGGCGGTACAAAACCTGGAAGCTTTCAACTCTGCCGGCTTAAACGGCTCCATTACGGCTCATGCGCCGTATTCGGTTTCCCCGGCTTTGTTTTCGCTTATCAATGAACATAGCGCTGGCAAAATAACATCGGTACACAACCAGGAAACCCCGGAAGAGGATGCTTTTTTTGTTACCGGCGACTCTGCCTTCCGGCAGTTGTATAGTATGCTGGGAGCTGATATTTCGTTTTACCAGGCCCCCGGCTGCCGTTCACTTCGTCACTGGCTGCCGCTGCTTGACCGACCGGCACAGGTGCTGCTGGTTCATAACACCTGCAGTACTACTGAAGATATTAGCCTGGCATTACAGCAGGCGCAATTACATCACCAGCAACTGTTCTGGACCTTGTGTGTTAATGCGAATCTTTATATTGAAAACCAGGTGCCTCCTGTTGGGCTGCTGAGAGAAATGGGATGCACTATTACGGTTGGTACTGACAGCCTGGCCAGCAATCGCCAGTTGAGTATTCTTGCCGAATTAAAGACTTTACAAACTCATTTTCCTGATCTAACCTTAGCGGAGTTATTGCGATGGGCCACTTTTAACGGGGCGCAGGCGCTGCAGTTGCAGGACAGGTATGGCAGTTTTGAAAAGGGGAGACAGCCGGGCGTGTTGGTTGTGGACGAGGGATTGAATGGGGTGGAGAGAGTGGATGGCAGATGGTAGAATTATGTTACAGATGTGATATGACAACGAAGCCGGGGAAATTATCTCCGGCTTCGTTGTTTCTACTGATAAAGATTTTAGTAACAGAGACAATATGTCTGCTTTTTGAGCAGGCTCTTTGTGCACTTATCCTATACTGATCGTATACTCATCCTATACTCTGCTAATTTCATTAGTGTTTCGCAGACATGACAGGTTGACTTATTTTTTTGCTATTTCATCGAGCGCTATCATTTCATCGGCGGTGAGGCGGATGGTTTGAGCCGCGAAGTTTTCTTCGAGGTGTTTTACTTTGGAAGTGCCGGGTATAAGCAGGATGTTGGGAGCATAATGCAATAGCCAGCTAAGCGCTAATTGCTGGAGGCTTATGCCTTTATTGGCGGCAAAGGCTTCGAGGGCTTTCAGCGATTCGGCGCTGCCACCATCCAATGGATACCATGGAATAAATGCGATGCCGTTTTCCTTACAATATTGCAGCTCTGCTTCCCATTTACGGTTACTGAAGCTATACATGTTTTGAACAGAGACAATATCGACGAAGGTGCGTGCCTTTTCGATATCAGCCACACTTACTTCCGACAATCCGATATGTTCGATGAGTCCGTCTTCCTGGGCTCTTTGCAAGAATTCAAGCGTTTGTTCGAAAGGGACATTGGGATCGATACGATGCAACTGGTATAGTTGAATGCAGTCGAGTTTCAATCGTTCGAGGCTGCCGTGCAATGCTTCTTTGAGGTGATCGGGATGTGCATTAACAGGCCATTGATCGGGTCCTGTACGGAGGAGGCCGCCTTTGGTGGCTATCACGAGGTCTTCGGGATAAGGATAGAGGGCCTCTGCGATCAGCTCTTCGGAGATGTTGGGGCCGTAGCTATCGGCGGTATCTATGAAGTTGATACCGAGTTCAACGGCTCTTTGCAATACTTTGATAGCTTCTTCCTTATCGGCGGGCGGTCCCCAGATGCCTTTACCGGTGATACGCATAGCACCGAAGCCCATACGGTTCACGGTAAAATCGCTTCCGAGGGTGTAAGTAGGTTTAAAACTAGTCATGGTTAAAAGAATTATTTAAAGTTGAGGTAAGTGAGTTTGGGAACT
This Filimonas effusa DNA region includes the following protein-coding sequences:
- a CDS encoding amidohydrolase family protein is translated as MAYLKIQGSGLFDGREMLGPEQVLITDEQGKVAAIIAEKDAGDDIRKVNGIVSPGFVNCHCHLELSHMKALLPESTGLVNFVTGVMQQRSFAPEQIAEAIVAGEDEMYRGGVVAVGDICNTTHTIQQKEKGRLTYHNFMEVSGFIPAGAGARMAQAVQNLEAFNSAGLNGSITAHAPYSVSPALFSLINEHSAGKITSVHNQETPEEDAFFVTGDSAFRQLYSMLGADISFYQAPGCRSLRHWLPLLDRPAQVLLVHNTCSTTEDISLALQQAQLHHQQLFWTLCVNANLYIENQVPPVGLLREMGCTITVGTDSLASNRQLSILAELKTLQTHFPDLTLAELLRWATFNGAQALQLQDRYGSFEKGRQPGVLVVDEGLNGVERVDGRW
- a CDS encoding aldo/keto reductase, which codes for MTSFKPTYTLGSDFTVNRMGFGAMRITGKGIWGPPADKEEAIKVLQRAVELGINFIDTADSYGPNISEELIAEALYPYPEDLVIATKGGLLRTGPDQWPVNAHPDHLKEALHGSLERLKLDCIQLYQLHRIDPNVPFEQTLEFLQRAQEDGLIEHIGLSEVSVADIEKARTFVDIVSVQNMYSFSNRKWEAELQYCKENGIAFIPWYPLDGGSAESLKALEAFAANKGISLQQLALSWLLHYAPNILLIPGTSKVKHLEENFAAQTIRLTADEMIALDEIAKK